GTGGGGATGGTGTAGGCCTCGAAAGTGGCCCAGCGGATAAGCGTGGCCGCCACTACTGCAAACAGAATAGCGTCGCCCCACTCCCGAAACACGCTCTTGGGTTTCTTGGGCGGGCCGCCGGCCGGCGTAGCCGTCGGCTTTTGGTTTTCAAGGTATTTCTCCCAGGACTGAACAGCCATAAATAAATGGGCTAGAAAGTACGTAGCCGGCAGCTGCCGGCCGTCTTCCAGCTTCAACGCCGGAAGATGCGAAATAATGCGGGAAGGCGGAAAGTTGAGAAGTTTATAAGTTGAGAAGGTAGAAAGTTAAAAGGGCGGCTCAGTAGCGCCTTGCCATTATCTCACTCCTTAACTTTCTACCTTCTCAACTTCCCAACTTTCTATCTTCCTACAGTCCCAGCAGGTCCTGCATACCAAACACGCCGTGGCGGCCGGGTAGCCACTCGGCGGCCAGCAGGGCGCCCTGCACAAATCCGTCGCGGGTGTGGGCCTCGTGCTTCAGCTCCAGGCTGTCGGCAGCGGAGGTGTACGTAACAATGTGCGTGCCCACCACCGTGCCCGTGCGCTCCGACAGAATAGCCAACTCGTGCGGCTCGGTGGCGGCTTCGTTGCGCCAGGAGGTTTTTGCAGGGAAGTGGCGCAGAATGCCCTGGGCCGCCGTGAGGGCCGTGCCGCTGGGCTGGTCCACCTTCTGGGTGTGGTGAATCTCGCGGACCTGCACGTCGTAGCCCCCAAACTGGTGCATTTTGGCGGCTATGTACTCGTTGAAGTGAAAGAACAGGTTGACGCCCACGCTGTAGTTGGAGGCGTAGAACAGGGGCGTGCCGGTTTGCTCACTCAAGGCCTGAGCCTCGGGAAAGTGGTGCAGCCAGCCCGTAGAGCCGCACACCACCGGCAGGCCCTGGCGCAGGCAGGCCGCCACGTTAGCAAAAGCCGAATCGGGGTGGGTAAACTCGATGGCTACGTCAGCCTGCGCCGGCGAAAAATCGGTGATGCCCACCTCGGGGCGAGACGGGTCCACGATGCCGGCAATTCGGTGGCCCCGGCTCAGGGCCTGGGCTTCGATGGCCCGGCCCATTTTGCCGTAGCCAATCAGGAGAAGATTCATTTGCTAACGTTCTGAAAACGGTGGTTGGCGACGTTTGCACCAAAACGCCACCGGACGGCCTCAAGAAGCCGGGGAGAGAAAACACTTATTTAAGCTGAAGCGTGAGGGCTACGCCCGCCTGGGGCCGGACGCTGCCCCCCGCTGGCGGCAGCAAGGTAGGGTCAATCCGCAGGCTCAAATCTTCACTGACATCAAAGTCGCGCAGGTGGGCGTCCACTAAGGCATCCAGAATAGTGAGCGTGTACGCCAGGGCCGTGTAAGCAATAAAGGTGTCACGCTTACGGCGGTAGAAAACAATGCCGTTCTGCACATTTTGCACGCTGGTCTCCTGACTGGACCGTGGGCCAGGGTCGGGCTGGCCATTTTCGCGGGCCTGCTTGCCGCGTACGTATTCTTTGTAGCGAATCTGGTAGAAATACAAGCCGTAGCCGGTGCCGCCCAGCGCCCCATACACCAGCGGCAGCTTCCAGTACCGGCGGTTGTAGAGCTGGCCGGCGCCGGGCACCGCTGCCGCCAGGATAGCCGCTTTCTGGGGCCGCGTCACCCGGAAGCCCAGCAGCCGCTCGGTGCGTCGCAGCGAGTCGGTGCGGGCGTCCTGGGCCGGTGCTACCCGCGCCGAGTCGGGCCCGGTTGTCACAATTTGGGCGTGGGCGAAGCGGGCCAGCGGCAGCACCGCCAGCAGCACCGAGAGTAGTGCTACGTAGAATACTCCGCTCGTCTTCATGGGGTAGTTTATGTTTTACGCAGGATGCAGAATGTGCAAAATGCGTTGCATATCCTCCACCGAGTCGAAGGCAATCTTGATTTCGCCGCGGCCCTGGGGGCCGGGCTTTACCAGCACACGGGAGCCAAACCGCTCGGACAGGTGGCGCTCGGTGCGGCGCAGCTCGGCGGTGGGCACCAGCGAGGCGGCGGGCTCAGCGGCTTTCTTGGCGTCGTCGGGGGCGGGACTGGCGGGGCCGCTGCGCACCAGCTGCTCCACGCGGCGCACCGAGAGGTCCTCGGCTACGATGCGGTGGAACAAGCCCAGCTGCTGCTCGGTGCTCTCGATGTTGATGAGGGCGCGGGCGTGGCCCATGCTGATAACGTTGTCGCGCAGGCCAAT
This region of Hymenobacter sp. YIM 151500-1 genomic DNA includes:
- the dapB gene encoding 4-hydroxy-tetrahydrodipicolinate reductase, giving the protein MNLLLIGYGKMGRAIEAQALSRGHRIAGIVDPSRPEVGITDFSPAQADVAIEFTHPDSAFANVAACLRQGLPVVCGSTGWLHHFPEAQALSEQTGTPLFYASNYSVGVNLFFHFNEYIAAKMHQFGGYDVQVREIHHTQKVDQPSGTALTAAQGILRHFPAKTSWRNEAATEPHELAILSERTGTVVGTHIVTYTSAADSLELKHEAHTRDGFVQGALLAAEWLPGRHGVFGMQDLLGL
- a CDS encoding DUF5683 domain-containing protein encodes the protein MKTSGVFYVALLSVLLAVLPLARFAHAQIVTTGPDSARVAPAQDARTDSLRRTERLLGFRVTRPQKAAILAAAVPGAGQLYNRRYWKLPLVYGALGGTGYGLYFYQIRYKEYVRGKQARENGQPDPGPRSSQETSVQNVQNGIVFYRRKRDTFIAYTALAYTLTILDALVDAHLRDFDVSEDLSLRIDPTLLPPAGGSVRPQAGVALTLQLK